From the Mesorhizobium koreense genome, the window TCGCGTTGTTGAGCGCGTGCGCCGAGGTTACCGGCACGGCGCCCGGCATGTTGGCGACGCAATAGTGAATAATGCCGTCGACCTCGTAGGTCGGGTCGGAATGGGTGGTGGCGTGCGAGGTCTCGAAGCAGCCGCCCTGGTCGATGGCGACGTCGACCAGCACCGAGCCCTTCTTCATGCCCGAGAGCATTTCGCGGGTGACCAACTTCGGCGCGGCGGCGCCGGGAATGAGTACTGCGCCGATCACGAGGTCGGCGGAAAAGCACTCTTCCTCCAGCGCTTCAACGGTCGAATAGCGCGTGTGGACGCGGCCGCCGAAAATATCGTCGAGTTGGCGCAGGCGCGGGATGGAGCGGTCGATGACGGTCACGTCGGCGCCAAGGCCAGCGGCCATCCGCGCCGCATGCAGCCCGACCACGCCGCCGCCGATCACCGCGACCTTGGCCGGCAGCACGCCCGGCACGCCGCCAAGCAGCACGCCGCGCCCGCCATTAGCCTTCTGCAGCGCCGTGGCGCCGGCCTGGATTGAGAGCCGACCGGCAACCTCGGACATCGGCGCGAGCAGCGGCAGGCCGCCGTGCTCGTCCGTCACGGTCTCGTAGGCGACGGCCGTGACGCCGGAGGAAAGCAGGCCCTTGGTCTGTTCGGGATCGGGCGCGAGGTGGAGGTAGGTGTAAAGGATCTGGCCCTCGCGAAGCTGCGCCCATTCGTTTGGCTGCGGCTCCTTCACCTTCACGACCATGTCGGATTTCTGGAAGACCTCGGCTGCCTTCTCGGCGATCCGGGCACCGGCGGCGCGATAAGCATTGTCGTCGGCGCCGATACCGGCTCCGGCGCCAGTCTCGACCAGCACTTCATGGCCGTGGGCCACATATTCGCGGACCGCGCCCGGCGTCAGGCCGACGCGGTATTCATGATTCTTGATTTCCTTCGGGCAACCGACACGCATGTGCTCCTCCTATCGCGAGCGGCATTCTTGGAATGTAGCCAAGTGAACCACAAAACCCGTCGAACGTGTTTGCGAAATCGGTTGTAAGAGAGCGCTCGCTTCGATAAAGTTTGCGTAACGTGTCGGTACAGTCAAAGAAATCACGAATAAATGGCTTTAGACAGGATCGATATCGCTATCCTCGACACGCTCCAGAAGGACGGCCGCATCTCCAACGCCGCGCTGGCCGAGAAAGTCGGCCTGTCGCAATCGGCCTGCTCGCGTCGGCTCGATATCCTTGAAAACACCGGCGTCATCCTCGGCTATCACGCGCAGCTTTCCAACGGCGCGCTGTCGCACCGGATGACGGTGATCGTGCACATCTCGCTCTCGGGCCAGTTCGAGAAATCGCTGACCGATTTCGAGGCGGCGGTGAAGCGCTGCCCGAATGTGCTTTCCTGCCATCTGATGTCCGGCGAGTACGATTACATATTGAGGATCGCCGCCCGCGACCTCGAGGATTATGAGCGCATCCATAAGCAATGGCTTTCCGCCATGCCGCACGTCACCAAGATCAACTCCTCTTTCGCGTTGCGGGAGGTGATCGACCGCACAGCCGTCGGCATCGACCCGGCAGTGGCGTAAGACAGGACGGGTTCAGGGATCGATCTTTAACGATCGGACTTTCCTGCCGTATACTCCGGCACGAGAGGGTCCCGCATGAACCAGCAGTCTTCGCCCCATCAAGTAGTCCCCCATCAGATCGTTATTGTCGGCGCCGGCTTCGGTGGACTGGAAACCGCCTACCGCCTTGCGGGTGCGCCCGTTGGTATAACCATCGTCGACCGGCGCAATCACCACCTCTTCCAGCCTTTGCTCTATCAGGTCGCCACCTCTTCGCTTGCGCCATCGGAGATCGCCTGGCCGGTACGTTTTCTCTTTCGAGGGCGGCGGGACGTGACGACGCTGCTGGGAACAGTCACCGGCGTGGACCCGGATAGGAAGGTGGTGCTGCTTGAGGACGGCTCGCGGCTTCACTACGACACGCTGGTGCTCGCCACGGGATCGCGGCATGCCTATTTCGGCCATGACGAGTGGGAGCCCTTCGCGCCCGGCCTGAAGACGCTCGAAGATGCGACGGCCA encodes:
- the ald gene encoding alanine dehydrogenase; its protein translation is MRVGCPKEIKNHEYRVGLTPGAVREYVAHGHEVLVETGAGAGIGADDNAYRAAGARIAEKAAEVFQKSDMVVKVKEPQPNEWAQLREGQILYTYLHLAPDPEQTKGLLSSGVTAVAYETVTDEHGGLPLLAPMSEVAGRLSIQAGATALQKANGGRGVLLGGVPGVLPAKVAVIGGGVVGLHAARMAAGLGADVTVIDRSIPRLRQLDDIFGGRVHTRYSTVEALEEECFSADLVIGAVLIPGAAAPKLVTREMLSGMKKGSVLVDVAIDQGGCFETSHATTHSDPTYEVDGIIHYCVANMPGAVPVTSAHALNNATLRYGLQLADKGLKALVDDPHLRNGLNVHKGRITNAAVAEALGYELAEPKKVLAA
- a CDS encoding Lrp/AsnC family transcriptional regulator; the encoded protein is MALDRIDIAILDTLQKDGRISNAALAEKVGLSQSACSRRLDILENTGVILGYHAQLSNGALSHRMTVIVHISLSGQFEKSLTDFEAAVKRCPNVLSCHLMSGEYDYILRIAARDLEDYERIHKQWLSAMPHVTKINSSFALREVIDRTAVGIDPAVA